A section of the Helicobacter jaachi genome encodes:
- a CDS encoding metallophosphoesterase, translating into MDFVITEETFLISDSHFGHKAVLEREPSRLQSARACGYSDFYAFHRDLWNEAVGKKDRLLHLGDLFYKGGFGYVKALHGINELIIGNNDIKRFVKLKKLKNWHVQKGLKLNIPHAESILKKLYMQFGKTIIKEDIYLNAIVQDIGGERIMFSHFPVFHRKAHDRFEKSRDTLDKLFALADCSLNIHGHIHSRQTNYSFCVNVCCEHLGFTPRRLSEILALWRKRVLI; encoded by the coding sequence ATGGACTTTGTAATCACTGAAGAGACATTTTTAATTTCTGATAGTCACTTTGGGCATAAAGCCGTGCTAGAGCGTGAGCCATCGCGCCTGCAAAGTGCTAGAGCGTGTGGGTATAGCGACTTTTATGCGTTTCATAGGGATTTATGGAATGAGGCTGTGGGGAAAAAAGATAGGCTTTTGCATTTGGGGGATTTATTTTATAAGGGTGGATTTGGCTATGTTAAAGCGCTTCATGGCATAAATGAGCTTATTATTGGCAATAATGACATAAAGCGTTTTGTAAAACTTAAAAAGCTCAAAAATTGGCATGTGCAGAAAGGCTTAAAACTAAATATCCCGCATGCGGAGAGTATTTTAAAAAAGCTCTATATGCAATTTGGCAAGACCATAATCAAGGAGGATATTTACCTTAATGCCATTGTGCAGGACATTGGCGGGGAGCGGATAATGTTCTCGCATTTTCCAGTGTTTCATCGCAAGGCGCATGATAGATTTGAAAAAAGCCGCGATACGCTCGATAAGCTTTTTGCTCTAGCGGATTGCTCGCTTAATATACATGGGCATATCCATTCGCGTCAGACTAATTATTCGTTTTGTGTTAATGTGTGCTGCGAGCATTTAGGATTTACGCCTAGGCGCTTAAGTGAAATTCTCGCACTATGGCGCAAAAGAGTGCTTATTTAG
- a CDS encoding M99 family carboxypeptidase catalytic domain-containing protein — protein MRFILLCTMIASLCFGGNLVRDFELYKLNAGDKRAPTLLLMGGIHGDEPGAYYSTDLFVRHYKIVRGSVWVVPVVNPHGMFANMRGMYGDMNRKFAALAPDDPDYQSIQKIKALLADKDVDISMHLHDGSGYWRPTYENSLFNPHKWGNCSVIDQPELSGAKYGNIESFVTQMVADINAHITNPAHRYHVHNTHTKAKNDIEQLKALTFFSLSLGKPALTNEASKELDVPTRVYYHLLAIESLLGQLGIAFERDFTLSVDSIKRLLATTYLQARIEEHIALPLDSLRAHISYFPLPRGVNLADIKITSQSHLLGLVSNKKGQVELKYGYRTLSTFTPQWSEFDNSLKTLQVKIDDNIESIPIGSIIYAKQSIEFEPLSEYRINVIGYVKPNDSSPLPNESGIKIYKKDFIPKYSLDTKAQIYRAEIYHNDTFSGMITISFAPPVLEPTPIYQAVVYKPAMNASLAQNKPSTSSPLPPASSPAQVATAEDLKKVPQSVDSKKIDKDIESSALSAKNAANLGNLADAMYMVKSQMGVNVRANPSTSSAIVAKLPQGAQVKLLAREGMWSKVTYAHMAQGYIISRALTDSITPSIVTPPTATTTPKISQSTNAQTSAQNLKALDSIITESTPIAPTQTPPKDTLKPQYAKVIVPAAFVRLAPSIQSAIVAKAPLGREMQIFALDSIESKEWVRVYYVFEGKSGKKIINGYVAKRLLKIL, from the coding sequence ATGCGCTTTATCTTGTTATGCACTATGATTGCTAGCCTGTGTTTTGGGGGCAATTTGGTGCGTGATTTTGAGCTTTATAAACTTAATGCAGGTGATAAGCGCGCGCCTACTTTGCTTTTAATGGGCGGCATTCATGGTGATGAGCCAGGGGCGTATTATTCTACAGATTTATTTGTGCGCCACTATAAAATCGTGCGAGGTAGCGTGTGGGTCGTGCCTGTGGTAAATCCGCATGGTATGTTTGCCAATATGCGCGGTATGTATGGGGATATGAATCGCAAATTTGCCGCCCTTGCGCCTGATGACCCAGATTATCAAAGTATCCAAAAGATTAAAGCCCTGCTTGCGGATAAAGATGTGGATATTTCCATGCATTTGCACGATGGTAGCGGGTATTGGCGTCCTACTTATGAAAATAGTTTATTTAATCCCCACAAATGGGGAAATTGCTCCGTGATAGACCAGCCAGAGCTAAGTGGGGCAAAATATGGCAATATAGAATCTTTTGTAACCCAAATGGTAGCAGATATTAACGCACACATCACTAATCCCGCACATCGCTACCATGTGCATAATACCCACACAAAAGCTAAAAATGACATTGAACAGCTTAAAGCGCTTACATTTTTTTCGCTCTCACTTGGCAAACCTGCTTTGACTAATGAAGCTAGCAAGGAGCTTGATGTCCCTACACGCGTGTATTATCATTTGCTTGCTATAGAATCTCTGCTTGGGCAGCTAGGCATTGCCTTTGAGCGGGATTTTACACTAAGTGTAGATTCTATAAAAAGGCTGCTTGCTACGACTTATTTGCAAGCGCGCATTGAAGAGCATATCGCGCTGCCTTTAGATTCTCTGCGCGCTCATATCAGCTATTTTCCACTGCCGCGCGGGGTGAATTTAGCCGATATTAAAATTACCTCACAGAGCCATTTGCTAGGCTTAGTGAGTAATAAAAAAGGGCAAGTTGAGCTAAAATATGGCTATCGCACGCTAAGCACATTTACGCCCCAATGGAGTGAGTTTGATAATTCGCTAAAAACGCTCCAAGTAAAAATTGATGATAATATAGAATCTATCCCCATAGGCTCAATCATTTATGCAAAGCAAAGCATAGAGTTTGAGCCTTTAAGCGAGTATCGCATAAATGTGATTGGCTATGTTAAGCCTAATGACAGCTCGCCCCTGCCTAATGAAAGCGGCATTAAAATTTATAAAAAAGATTTTATCCCTAAATACAGCCTTGATACCAAAGCTCAAATATATCGCGCCGAAATTTATCATAATGATACTTTTAGCGGTATGATAACTATTTCCTTTGCCCCGCCAGTGCTAGAGCCTACGCCTATTTATCAAGCGGTGGTGTATAAGCCAGCAATGAATGCCTCTTTAGCGCAAAATAAGCCCTCCACATCATCGCCTTTGCCTCCTGCTTCATCGCCCGCACAGGTAGCAACTGCAGAGGATTTGAAAAAAGTCCCACAAAGTGTAGATTCTAAAAAAATAGATAAAGATATAGAATCTAGCGCCCTTAGCGCCAAAAATGCTGCAAATTTGGGCAATTTAGCCGATGCCATGTATATGGTGAAATCTCAAATGGGCGTGAATGTGCGCGCAAATCCTAGCACTTCAAGTGCGATTGTGGCGAAATTACCACAAGGTGCGCAAGTAAAGCTACTAGCAAGAGAGGGTATGTGGAGCAAGGTTACTTATGCGCACATGGCGCAAGGCTATATTATCTCACGCGCGCTTACAGATTCTATAACGCCCTCCATTGTAACGCCGCCCACAGCCACCACAACGCCTAAAATCTCCCAATCCACAAACGCGCAAACTTCCGCACAGAATCTAAAAGCGCTAGATTCTATCATTACAGAATCTACGCCCATTGCGCCCACACAAACACCTCCAAAAGATACATTAAAGCCACAATATGCAAAAGTCATCGTGCCAGCGGCATTTGTGCGTTTAGCACCATCGATACAATCTGCTATCGTGGCTAAAGCTCCTTTGGGCAGAGAAATGCAGATTTTTGCGCTAGATTCTATAGAATCTAAGGAGTGGGTGCGGGTGTATTATGTGTTTGAGGGCAAGTCGGGCAAAAAGATAATTAATGGCTATGTGGCAAAAAGATTGCTCAAAATCCTGTGA
- a CDS encoding RNB domain-containing ribonuclease gives MIYFYALIANGANKKQIPKSFINALNMLLELNMLDDFGTSYKLKPTFVIGSIDVSQKGLFFVKSFNNAHQNDFRLMDISKHSRLKKGDIVLAKIKKLKGKGKGVLHLAKVLYATKPYALGVLVEKKGAIKALELDSKAQKEHYITLKASQKSLRAMPKHCVLKIDMNNGEIVEVLGVLADAHIDEKIALSPYNRPLNFSQKARDFAFGDEVCKQMYPHREDLTHLPFCVIDPQDARDHDDGIYFDSKNRILYVAIADVSEYVNAKSELDKEARARGFSLYFPHKVLPMLPFELSSGICSLKAHKVRLAMVWAISLDKHAQVLHSKLFEALICSHANVSYEQVEAFLNKTEPKTSPIPLVVKKWLKSYVPYVKKCKAARLKNGYEFSSQEIHLELDSKGEIASWKKIEQNLAHSIIEESMLLANVQSAHMLNEHIQKGIFRIHPPPKEERIKELMCELRRMGFTIPKSAKLHKIIASIQHSAHKSDMKEVIDSLIIKSFAKATYSVKNMGHFGLGFECYTHFTSPIRRYSDLVVHRILKAFLHKSNTLNFLLEGLYAIAQEINVKEKQISFIEQDFYQRKMIRHTQKLLESSTPLICQALVINEVSHALALDSIPHVRILLPCEFARFELIEVVITQVDLLRGIVYGKPLHYEEYKAKDKPAKKTHKKSSKRDKKTKPLTESRRKKRAKDV, from the coding sequence ATGATATATTTTTACGCGCTTATTGCTAATGGTGCAAATAAAAAGCAGATTCCAAAATCCTTTATAAACGCGCTAAATATGCTTTTAGAATTAAATATGCTTGATGATTTTGGCACGAGCTATAAACTAAAGCCCACTTTTGTCATTGGCAGCATTGATGTGTCTCAAAAAGGGCTATTTTTTGTAAAAAGTTTTAATAATGCCCACCAAAATGATTTCCGCCTTATGGATATAAGCAAGCATTCGCGCTTAAAAAAGGGCGATATTGTGCTAGCTAAGATTAAAAAATTAAAAGGCAAGGGTAAGGGAGTGCTGCATTTAGCAAAGGTGCTATATGCTACAAAGCCTTATGCCTTAGGCGTGCTGGTGGAAAAAAAGGGCGCAATCAAGGCTTTGGAACTAGATTCTAAAGCGCAAAAGGAGCATTATATTACGCTTAAAGCCTCGCAAAAATCGCTTAGAGCCATGCCAAAGCATTGCGTGCTAAAAATTGATATGAATAATGGCGAGATTGTCGAAGTGCTAGGCGTGCTAGCAGATGCGCATATTGATGAAAAAATCGCTCTAAGCCCCTATAATCGCCCGCTAAACTTTAGTCAAAAGGCTAGGGATTTTGCCTTTGGTGATGAGGTGTGCAAGCAGATGTATCCGCATAGGGAGGATTTAACACATTTGCCTTTTTGTGTAATTGACCCCCAAGATGCGCGCGACCATGATGATGGCATTTATTTTGATAGCAAAAATAGGATTCTATATGTGGCAATTGCCGATGTGAGCGAGTATGTGAACGCAAAAAGTGAGCTTGATAAAGAAGCAAGAGCGCGTGGCTTTAGCCTGTATTTTCCGCATAAGGTGCTGCCTATGCTGCCCTTTGAGCTAAGTAGTGGGATATGCTCATTAAAAGCGCATAAAGTGCGTTTAGCTATGGTGTGGGCAATTAGCCTAGATAAACACGCGCAAGTGCTGCACAGCAAGCTTTTTGAAGCGCTCATTTGCTCGCATGCAAATGTGAGTTATGAGCAAGTGGAGGCGTTTTTAAACAAAACAGAGCCAAAAACAAGTCCTATTCCGCTAGTAGTGAAAAAATGGCTTAAATCCTATGTGCCTTATGTCAAAAAGTGCAAAGCCGCGCGATTAAAAAATGGCTATGAATTTAGCAGCCAAGAGATACATTTGGAGCTAGATTCTAAAGGCGAGATTGCCTCATGGAAAAAGATAGAACAGAATCTAGCCCATAGCATTATTGAAGAATCTATGCTTTTAGCCAATGTGCAAAGCGCTCATATGCTAAATGAGCATATTCAAAAAGGTATTTTTAGAATCCACCCTCCGCCCAAAGAAGAGCGCATAAAGGAATTGATGTGCGAGCTTAGAAGAATGGGTTTTACTATTCCTAAGAGTGCTAAATTGCATAAGATAATTGCAAGTATCCAGCACAGCGCGCACAAGAGCGATATGAAAGAAGTCATTGATAGCCTTATTATTAAATCCTTTGCAAAGGCTACTTATAGTGTGAAAAATATGGGGCATTTTGGGTTGGGCTTTGAGTGTTATACGCATTTTACATCGCCTATTCGTCGATATAGTGATTTAGTCGTGCATAGAATCTTAAAAGCCTTTTTGCATAAAAGTAATACGCTTAATTTTTTGCTTGAAGGCTTGTATGCGATTGCTCAAGAAATTAATGTGAAAGAAAAGCAAATAAGCTTTATTGAACAGGATTTTTATCAGCGCAAAATGATACGCCACACGCAAAAGCTTTTAGAATCTAGCACGCCTCTTATATGCCAAGCGCTTGTGATTAATGAAGTATCCCACGCGCTTGCTTTAGATTCTATCCCGCATGTGAGGATTTTACTCCCTTGCGAATTTGCCCGATTTGAGCTTATAGAGGTGGTTATTACGCAAGTGGATTTGCTGCGCGGGATTGTGTATGGCAAGCCGCTGCATTATGAGGAATATAAAGCCAAAGATAAGCCAGCTAAAAAGACGCATAAAAAATCATCTAAGCGAGATAAAAAAACAAAGCCACTTACAGAATCTAGGCGCAAAAAAAGGGCAAAAGATGTATAA